The following nucleotide sequence is from Thermanaerothrix sp..
CCTCCGCAAAGGAGACCCTGCCGCAAGCTATGCCGCAGCCGAAGCAGCCCTTGTTCCTCAAAAGCCGGCTCTCCCGCTGGGCCTCGCCGCTTATCCGGTCCGCCCCTTCGAAGACCCCGGTCCTGAAGTTCCTGGTGGGCAGCCCGCCGTTCTGGTTCAATATGTTGACCAACACGTTGGTGCCGTAAAGGGGAAGCCCGCTCCCGGTGACCGGATGCTTGGCCAGCTTATCCCTGGCAACCGCCACGGCCTTGAGGAAATCCTCCCCCTTGGCCACCTTTATCCCCTTCGTGCCCCGCACCACCAGGGCCTTGAGGTTCTTGGAACCCATGACCGCCCCCATACCTCCCCGGCCGGGGGCCCGGTGCTTGTCGTTTATTATGTTGGCTATGAGGGACAGGTTCTCCCCCGCGGGGCCTATGACCGCCACCTTGGCCTCCGGGTCGGTGAGCTCCAAAAGTTTATCCGTGGCCTCGTGGGTCTCAAGACCCCATATGCCCTCCGCATCCCTTATCTCCACCTGGTCGTTGTTTATGTACACGTACACCGGCTTAGGGGAGCGGCCCTCCAACACCACCATGTCCCAACCGGCGTACTTGAGCTCCGGCCCAAAGTAACCGCCGGAGTTGGCGGCCCCGATGGTGCCGGTTAGGGGACTCTTGGCCACCACGTTGAACCGCCCCGCCGACGCCGCCAGGGTGCCGGTGAGGGGGCCTGTGACGAAGTAGAGGCTGTTGCCCTCCGACAGGGGATCCACCGAAGGACCCACCTCCTCGAAGTAGTAGCGGGTCCCCAAACCCCTTCCGCCAAGGTAGTCCCTGGCCCACTCCTCCTTCAACGGCTCGGCGCTGAAGGTATGGTCCGTAAGGTTTATCCTGAGCACTCTCCCAACCCAGCCGTTCATCTACTCCTTCACCTCCTCAAGGGCATCGGCTATGCGCTTGGCGAACCTCTTCTTCTTAGAGACCACCGCGGCGTCCGCCGGCATGTACTCTATGGCCTTGGTGGGGCATATGCCCGCGCACTTGGGATCCCCGCCGCACTGGTCGCACTTCACTACCCCCTTGCTGGACCTGTCGTAGGACACGTTGCCGAAGGGACAGGCCATGACGCACATCCTGCAGCCTATGCACTTGTCCCTGTCGAACTCCACCAACCCGGAGGAAGACTTGTAAAGCGCCTGGGTCTTGCAGGCCTTTGCGCAAGGGGCGTCATCGCACTGAAAACACATCATGGGGACGTTCTGCCCCCGCTCGAACCTGTGGACCCCCACCCTGCTCATGGAGGGCCTGAACTGCCCCTCCTTGTTGAAAGAGCAGGCCAACTCACAGCTGCCGCAGCCG
It contains:
- a CDS encoding 4Fe-4S dicluster domain-containing protein yields the protein MATEKVLLVTPERCIGCGSCELACSFNKEGQFRPSMSRVGVHRFERGQNVPMMCFQCDDAPCAKACKTQALYKSSSGLVEFDRDKCIGCRMCVMACPFGNVSYDRSSKGVVKCDQCGGDPKCAGICPTKAIEYMPADAAVVSKKKRFAKRIADALEEVKE